TGGGGATGGTGGGCAGACTCGGGACTTCGTGCATGTCGACGATATCGTCCACGCAAACCTGCGGGCGGCAACGACCACACACGTTGGCGACGCCTACAATATCGGCACTGGGTCCAGCGTCACGATCCAAGAACTTGCAGAAGCGATTCGCGACGTCACGAATTCTGCATCGGACATCGTTCATACCGATCCACGACCGGGAGATATCCGACACAGTTGTCCTGATATCACGAAAGCCCGGGAGCAACTCGAATACTCTCCGAGTGTCTCACTCGAAGATGGACTCGAAACGCTCGTTCAACTTTAGGCTGGTTCTCGATTGCTCTACGAAAAGTATCACTGTGACCCGGTTCAAGTTCCGTACTATTCGTTAATCTACTTTTTTGCCAGTATCGAACTGCACCTGTATCAGATTCTGGACCAAGGTGAGATTCCTGGGTACGAGAGATAGGATTACAGTCGAGTATTCTACACTATTACCGGCCGCGGGAGGGATACCAGCAGATGGTTCCCAGTGTTACAAAGACTAACTCTTTCTATAAGTACTATTACTGACTAAAATACAGATAATTACTATAGGTTCTATTCAAAAAGTTTCAATGTGTATGCCGTAAAAGGATATAGTATAATGTCCGAGAGCAAACTCGCAGACTACATCGCATCGAACCCACGAATGGCCGGCGTCCTCTTCACGATTTGCCTCCTACTCACGCAAGCAGGCAATTCAGCCGCAGCGAACGCCTGCACTCTCAGTGGTCCGTAATCAGAGCGTTTCAACGTTGATATCGCCACTCCAGCGGAGTTGGCCATCAATCCGAACTGGAATATTCTCAAGGCCTAGGAATTGCGCTAACTCCTGTTTCGACATCTCAAATGTGTCGAGACTGCCTGAAGAGAGGTAATAATCCTTATTCCCATCGATAATTGGGATCACCAGGCTCCCCATTCCACGGTTTGTCGTTGGATACGTTTTGTATTCAACTTGATATTCACCTTCGTTTGATGTTATTTCACAGAGATTCGGTGTGCCGTTTTCTGGCTGTGTGAT
The sequence above is a segment of the Halorussus halophilus genome. Coding sequences within it:
- a CDS encoding DUF7503 family protein, with amino-acid sequence MSESKLADYIASNPRMAGVLFTICLLLTQAGNSAAANACTLSGP